TTTCCGCGGCGATCCGTCCTCGGCCCTGCTCGAAGTTCTCGACCCGGCCCAGAACTCGACCTTCATGGATCACTACCTGGAAGTCGAATACGACCTGTCGGACGTGATGTTCATCACGACTGCGAATACGCTGAACATTCCGGCGCCTCTGATGGATCGCATGGAGATCATCCGTATCGCCGGCTACACCGAGGACGAAAAGCGCGAAATTGCCAAGCGGCACCTGCTGCCCAAGGCCATCAAGGAACATGCGTTGCAGCCGGAAGAATTTTCGGTCAGCGACGATGCCCTGATGGCAATCAGCCAGCAATACACCCGCGAAGCCGGCGTGCGTAACTTTGAACGCGAACTTATGAAGCTCGCCCGCAAGGCAGTGACCGAGATCATCAAGGGCAAGGCGAAGTCGGTCGCCGTCACGGCTGCCAACATCGACGACTATCTGGGCGTTCCACGCTTCCGCCACGGCGAAGCCGAGCGCGAGGATCAGGTCGGCGTGGTCACCGGTCTTGCCTGGACGGAAGTCGGCGGCGAACTGTTGACGATCGAAGGCGTGATGATGCCGGGCAAGGGCCGCATGACCGTCACTGGCAACCTGAAGGAAGTCATGAAGGAGTCTATCTCCGCTGCGGCCTCGTACGTTCGTTCGCGCGCTGTCGACTTCGGCATCGAGCCGCCGCGCTTCGACAAGAGCGACATCCACGTGCACGTGCCGGAAGGCGCCACGCCGAAGGATGGTCCGTCGGCCGGTGTCGCCATGGCAACCGCGATCGTCTCGATCATGACCGGTATTCCGGTCAACAAGGATGTCGCCATGACCGGGGAGATCACCCTTCGCGGCCGCGTTCTACCGATCGGCGGCCTGAAGGAGAAGCTGCTTGCAGCGCTTCGCGGCGGTATCAAGAAGGTGCTAATTCCGGAAGAAAATGCCAAGGATCTGGCGGAGATTCCGGACAACGTGAAGAACAACATGGAGATCATCCCGGTATCCCGAATGGGCGAGGTGATCAAGCATGCGCTGGTTCGCAGGCCCGAGCCGATCGAGTGGGATGGAACGGTTGAAACTCCGGTCATCGCGACCGTTGAGGGCCTCGACGAGACAGGTGCGGCCATCGCTCACTGAGCGCTGCCTGCCACATTTATGTCAAAATGCTGCAAAACTCGGAAAAGGCTGGCTTAAAACGCCAGCCTTTTTTGTGAAAACGTCACAGAACCGCTTGCTTTTCCTTGATTTGCAGGGCTTTTGGGTTGCGGCGGGCCTGATGAAACTTATTCTGTGCCTGGCTTACAGATTTGAGTCGTTTCGAACCATTGAAAGGGGTGGAAACATGAACAAGAATGAACTCGTGTCCGCAGTTGCCGAAAAGGCTGGCCTCACCAAGGCTGACGCTGCTTCTGCTGTCGACGCTGTTTTCGACGTTGTCCAGGGTGAACTGAAGAAGAAGGGCGACATTCGTCTCGCCGGCTTCGGCAGCTTCACCGTTTCTCATCGCGCTGCCACCAAGGGCCGCAATCCGTCCACCGGCGCCGAAGTCAATATTCCGGCTCGCAACGTGCCGAAGTTCACGCCCGGAAAGGGCCTGAAGGATGCCGTTAACGGCTAATCAGATTTCTGGCCGCCGGATAACGAGACCGGCAGCCCAGGTTTGGAAGGGTTCGGCGAAAGCCGGACCCTTTTCAGTTTGCCGCAGGTCTTGCCGGCTCTTCAATTGTTCGACGCTGCTCTGGGGCGCATCCTCGCCGATCAACCAGGTCTAATGGGCATCGAGCGGAAGCTGTCGCGGTCTGGCTGCTGGTTTGCTTCTGAGGCATGCGCAACGAACTGCCGCGCGCAAACGCTGCATGGACAAGTCGCTTCAAATCGCGCCGCCTGTCATGTGTCTGTCATCAGCGTCCCTCAAAGATCCACCGTTTCGAAATGTTCGACATATGGGGGATTTCATGACCATTTCATCGCGCAAGGCGACGCTGGCTGCCATGCTGATCGCGTCCGTTGCTTCCCCGGCCGCTGCGGAGCCTGTTTTCAATCGTATTGCGTCCTTCCCGGTTGCCGCAAACCTGCCCGCCGGCAAGGACAAGCTTTCCACGACATCCGCCGAAATCATCACCGCCACTGATGACGGCAGGACGCTGATTTACAGCGACAGCCCCCTCGGTGCGATCGGCTTCGTGGACATCGTCGATGCCATGGCCCCCAAGGCCGGGGGCGTATTGATGATGGACGGCGAGCCGACATCCGTTACGTCGGCCGCCGGCAAGGTGCTGGTTGCCGTTAACACCGGCGAAAGCAAGCAGAAGCCTTCCGGCCGCCTGGCAATCGTCGACGTTGTCACAAAAAAGATCGAGAACACCTGCGATCTCGGCGGTCAGCCGGATTCGATCGCGCTCAACAAGGACAAGACGCTCGGAACCATCGCCATCGAAAACGAGCGCGACGAAGACGTCAACGACGGCAAGATCCCGCAGATGCCGGCAGGTGGTCTCGTTATTTTCCAGGTCAAGGACGGAACAGTCGATTGCGGCACGATCAAGCACGTTGCGTTGACCGGTCTCTCGGCCATCGCGCCCGAGGACCCGGAGCCAGAATTCGTCGCCTTCAACGGTCAGGACGAGATCGCACTGACACTGCAGGAAAATAACGAGATCATCATCATTGACGGCAAAACCGCACAGGTGAAGACGCATTTCTCCGCAGGCAGCACGGACCTTTCCGGTATCGACACGAAGAAGGACGGGGCGCTGAGGTTTGCTGGCGAACTGAAAGGCATTCTGCGCGAACCCGACGCTGTGAAATGGCTGGACGACAACCGTATCGTCGTCGCCAACGAAGGCGATTACGAAGGCGGCTCGCGCGGATTCACGATCTTCGACAAGGCCGGCAAGCTTCTCTACGAATCCGGCAGCACTTTCGAGCGTGCCGTGGCTGATCTCGGCCATTATCCGGACGGCCGCTCTTCTTCGAAGGGCGTCGAAGCGGAGGGGCTGGAAGCAGCCACCTTCGGCGGCCAGCAATATTTCTTCGTGCTTGCAGAACGCGCTTCTGTTGTCGGCGTCTACAAGGACACGGGCGCCGACCCGGAACTTTTGCAGATCTTGCCATCTGGCGTTTCGCCGGAAGGCGCTGTCGCCATTCCCTCGCGCAACCTCCTTGCGACCGCCAACGAAGTCGACCTCGGCAAGGACGGCGGCCCGCGCTCGCATGTCATGATCTACGAGCTTGCCGAAGGCGAGAAGGCCTATCCGCAGATCGTCGCTGCCCAGAAGGATGGCAACCCTGTCGGCTTTGCCGCCCTTTCGGGCCTTGCTGCCGTTCCGGAAATGCCCGGCAAGGTCTTTGCGGTCAGCGACAGCGTGCTCGGCATGCAGCCGACGATCTACACGATCGACGCGACGCACAAGCCCGCCGTCATCACCCAGACGCTGACGGTCAAGCGTGACGGTGCTTTCGCCCAGAAGCTCGACATCGAGGGGATCGCCGTCGATGAGAAGGGCTGGTTCTGGCTCGCTTCCGAAGGCAATAGCGAAAAGCTGCTGCCTCACGCACTCTACCACGTCAATCCGAAGGGCGAGATCAAGGCCGAGATCGCCCTGCCGAAGGAGCTGATCGCCAACGAAATCCGCTACGGTTTCGAAGGTGTGACGATCATCGGCTCGGGAGATGATGCAACGCTGTGGATGGCAATTCAGCGCGAATGGAAGGACGACGAAAAGGGCTTCGTCAAGCTCGTCTCCTACAATCCGAAGACCAAGGAATGGGGCGGGGTGCGCTATCCTCTCGACAGGTCCGAAAACG
Above is a window of Rhizobium etli 8C-3 DNA encoding:
- a CDS encoding esterase-like activity of phytase family protein, which encodes MGDFMTISSRKATLAAMLIASVASPAAAEPVFNRIASFPVAANLPAGKDKLSTTSAEIITATDDGRTLIYSDSPLGAIGFVDIVDAMAPKAGGVLMMDGEPTSVTSAAGKVLVAVNTGESKQKPSGRLAIVDVVTKKIENTCDLGGQPDSIALNKDKTLGTIAIENERDEDVNDGKIPQMPAGGLVIFQVKDGTVDCGTIKHVALTGLSAIAPEDPEPEFVAFNGQDEIALTLQENNEIIIIDGKTAQVKTHFSAGSTDLSGIDTKKDGALRFAGELKGILREPDAVKWLDDNRIVVANEGDYEGGSRGFTIFDKAGKLLYESGSTFERAVADLGHYPDGRSSSKGVEAEGLEAATFGGQQYFFVLAERASVVGVYKDTGADPELLQILPSGVSPEGAVAIPSRNLLATANEVDLGKDGGPRSHVMIYELAEGEKAYPQIVAAQKDGNPVGFAALSGLAAVPEMPGKVFAVSDSVLGMQPTIYTIDATHKPAVITQTLTVKRDGAFAQKLDIEGIAVDEKGWFWLASEGNSEKLLPHALYHVNPKGEIKAEIALPKELIANEIRYGFEGVTIIGSGDDATLWMAIQREWKDDEKGFVKLVSYNPKTKEWGGVRYPLDRSENGWVGLSEISAHGDSVYIIERDNLVGDAAKLKKLYKVAIADLKPAKLGGELPTVKKTEAYDFVNELKRATNGYVLDKIEGFTFDAGGKVYAVTDNDGVSDSSGETLFFPVNLVGMN
- the hupB gene encoding DNA-binding protein HupB, with translation MNKNELVSAVAEKAGLTKADAASAVDAVFDVVQGELKKKGDIRLAGFGSFTVSHRAATKGRNPSTGAEVNIPARNVPKFTPGKGLKDAVNG